A stretch of Bacillus spongiae DNA encodes these proteins:
- a CDS encoding YhzD family protein, with translation MKVYKLTVFEKTGEKIFEESVEALNDSEAKGIGEKLLEEKGYVEKTHRFTSPTGKLLLFHI, from the coding sequence ATGAAAGTGTATAAACTAACCGTATTTGAAAAAACAGGTGAAAAAATATTCGAAGAAAGCGTTGAAGCTCTAAATGACTCCGAAGCAAAAGGAATAGGAGAAAAGCTTTTAGAAGAAAAAGGATACGTTGAGAAAACTCATCGTTTTACATCTCCTACTGGCAAGCTATTATTATTTCACATATAA
- a CDS encoding long-chain fatty acid--CoA ligase, with protein MMQTPLLLTQMMDRAEKYFPKKKVISRTESGVQSFTYKEIVERTRRLASALHQLGVQKGDKIGTLAWNHHRHLEAYFAVPCSGAVLHTINFRLSPEHIIYIINHAEDRFLLVDADLVPLLEKIKDKLRNVKGYIIMTDQEKVETSLSPVYFYEDLLTDGDPTYSFIEDLDENTPAGLCYTSATTGNPKGVIYSHRGIFLHSMALGLADTVGMSEKDIAMAVVPMFHVNAWGMPFASMWFGTTQVLPGPYFTPKLLAELIQEYKVTLTAGVPTIWLGLLKEIEENPYDLSSLRGVLCGGSAAPRSMIEAFEQKYNIPFLHAYGMTETSPMALISVSNSSQESLSMEERMDIKAKQGMLVPGLDMKIVGKDGEVKWDGKEMGELALRGPWIASEYYNDDRTGDAFRDGWLYTGDVVTIDEQGYIKIVDRTKDLIKSGGEWISSVDLENSLMAHEAVFEAAVVAIPHEQWQERPIACVVLKDGYQDSVCKETLMEFLRPQFAKWWLPDDILFMKEIPKTSVGKFLKRALRDQVKNHLNKV; from the coding sequence ATGATGCAGACTCCTTTGTTATTGACGCAAATGATGGATAGAGCAGAAAAATATTTTCCAAAGAAAAAAGTAATCTCAAGAACGGAAAGTGGTGTACAATCTTTTACCTATAAGGAGATTGTAGAGCGCACACGAAGGCTTGCGAGTGCGTTACATCAATTAGGTGTGCAAAAAGGAGATAAAATTGGGACATTAGCATGGAATCACCACAGACATTTGGAAGCATATTTTGCGGTCCCATGTAGTGGAGCTGTTCTTCATACGATAAATTTTAGATTATCTCCTGAGCATATCATTTATATTATTAATCATGCGGAAGATCGATTTTTGTTAGTAGATGCCGATCTCGTTCCATTGCTCGAAAAAATAAAGGACAAACTTCGGAACGTTAAAGGTTATATCATTATGACGGATCAAGAAAAAGTTGAAACAAGTCTTTCTCCTGTCTATTTTTATGAAGATTTACTAACTGACGGAGATCCAACTTATTCTTTTATAGAAGACTTAGATGAGAATACACCAGCTGGACTTTGCTACACAAGTGCCACGACTGGTAATCCGAAAGGTGTTATTTATTCACACCGTGGAATTTTCCTTCATAGTATGGCGCTTGGTTTAGCTGATACTGTAGGAATGTCAGAAAAAGATATTGCGATGGCGGTCGTCCCTATGTTTCATGTGAATGCCTGGGGAATGCCATTTGCAAGTATGTGGTTTGGTACGACTCAAGTTTTACCGGGACCATATTTTACCCCGAAACTTCTAGCAGAGCTTATTCAAGAGTACAAGGTGACTCTCACGGCAGGTGTACCAACTATTTGGTTAGGGTTATTGAAGGAAATCGAAGAAAATCCTTATGATTTATCTAGCTTACGGGGCGTTTTATGCGGAGGTTCAGCTGCTCCAAGAAGTATGATTGAAGCTTTTGAACAAAAGTATAATATTCCATTTCTCCATGCTTACGGCATGACGGAGACGAGTCCAATGGCTCTTATTTCAGTTAGCAATAGTAGTCAAGAGTCGCTTTCAATGGAAGAGAGAATGGATATAAAAGCAAAACAAGGAATGCTCGTCCCAGGTCTTGATATGAAAATTGTAGGTAAAGACGGGGAAGTGAAGTGGGATGGAAAAGAAATGGGAGAGCTCGCATTAAGAGGACCTTGGATAGCCTCCGAATATTATAATGATGATCGAACGGGCGATGCTTTTCGTGATGGTTGGCTGTATACAGGAGATGTTGTCACAATTGATGAGCAAGGATATATCAAAATTGTAGACCGAACGAAGGATCTCATAAAATCCGGAGGAGAATGGATTTCATCTGTCGATTTAGAAAATTCTCTCATGGCACATGAAGCTGTCTTTGAAGCGGCTGTGGTTGCGATTCCCCACGAACAGTGGCAGGAAAGGCCAATTGCTTGTGTAGTTCTAAAGGATGGATATCAAGATTCTGTCTGTAAGGAAACACTAATGGAATTTCTACGACCGCAGTTTGCTAAATGGTGGCTACCAGATGATATTCTATTTATGAAAGAGATTCCGAAGACCTCTGTAGGAAAATTTTTAAAACGTGCGTTGCGCGATCAAGTGAAAAATCACCTCAATAAAGTATAA
- a CDS encoding ABC transporter ATP-binding protein, whose translation MTLTINNVTKQFGSFTAVDGLSLSIPEKEMFGFLGANGAGKTTTFRMILGLLDATEGKVLWNNEPISYETSSKIGYLPEERGLYPKMKVKEQVVYLARLRGMDKKAAEKELLYWLDRFNVPEYAEKKVEDLSKGNQQKIQFIASILHKPELLILDEPFSGLDPVNVELLKDAVIDIKNRGTTIVFSSHRMEHVEELCEHLCIMHHGKPVLHGNLKEIKRSFGKKNVTIHANFDLSFLKDIRGVEKYRENALGVQIQIEEEDIAQDILQNLVGKGFITKFELEEPSLNDIFIEKVGDSYE comes from the coding sequence ATGACATTAACCATAAACAATGTTACAAAGCAATTCGGTAGTTTCACAGCTGTTGATGGCTTGTCATTGAGTATTCCAGAGAAAGAGATGTTTGGTTTTTTAGGTGCGAATGGTGCAGGGAAAACGACAACATTTCGTATGATTCTTGGATTATTAGATGCTACAGAAGGAAAGGTTCTTTGGAATAATGAACCAATTAGTTATGAGACAAGTTCAAAAATTGGTTATTTACCTGAAGAACGAGGACTTTATCCAAAGATGAAGGTAAAGGAGCAAGTTGTCTATTTAGCAAGGTTGCGTGGAATGGATAAGAAAGCTGCCGAAAAAGAACTGCTTTATTGGCTCGATCGCTTTAATGTTCCTGAGTATGCTGAAAAAAAGGTAGAAGACCTCTCTAAAGGCAATCAACAAAAAATTCAATTTATTGCTTCCATTCTTCATAAACCAGAGCTATTAATTTTAGATGAACCTTTTAGTGGTTTAGATCCAGTAAATGTAGAACTGCTGAAAGATGCAGTCATTGATATTAAAAATCGCGGGACAACCATTGTGTTTTCTTCACATCGGATGGAGCATGTGGAAGAGTTATGTGAACATTTATGCATCATGCATCACGGTAAGCCGGTTCTTCATGGGAATTTGAAAGAAATTAAGCGTTCCTTCGGAAAGAAAAATGTAACAATCCATGCCAATTTTGATTTATCCTTTTTAAAGGACATCCGTGGAGTGGAAAAATATCGAGAAAATGCACTTGGGGTACAGATTCAAATAGAAGAAGAAGATATTGCTCAAGACATACTGCAAAATCTTGTAGGTAAGGGCTTTATTACTAAATTTGAGTTAGAAGAACCTTCTCTAAATGATATTTTTATTGAAAAAGTAGGTGATTCGTATGAATAA
- a CDS encoding enoyl-CoA hydratase produces the protein MKTNLDYETLHVTLEGMVATIELNRPKSLNAMNISLLRELLICLKEVKKDDSIKVLILKGKGGAFSSGGDIKEMLAMASEQQFHSVMDIISDIAVTLYTMPKVTVAGIHGASAGLGFSVALACDYIISEEDSKLAMNFIGIGLIPDGGGHFFMEQRLGAAKAKQLIWSGKVIGGQEALMKGLVDEVVASGKLDQAIEKYKMICLNSPLQAMIKTKQILTENHQSTLEKMLEMEKEGQWIMRTTKDHKEGVQAFIQKRKPNFIGE, from the coding sequence ATGAAAACAAATTTAGATTATGAAACATTGCACGTCACGCTAGAGGGAATGGTTGCAACAATCGAGTTAAATCGACCAAAGTCGCTTAATGCGATGAATATTTCTTTACTCAGAGAGCTATTAATTTGTTTAAAGGAAGTAAAAAAAGACGATAGTATTAAGGTTTTAATTTTGAAAGGAAAAGGTGGAGCTTTTTCTTCAGGTGGAGACATCAAAGAAATGCTTGCGATGGCGTCTGAACAACAGTTCCACAGCGTTATGGATATCATTAGTGATATAGCTGTTACCTTATACACAATGCCTAAGGTGACTGTAGCTGGGATTCATGGAGCTTCTGCAGGGTTAGGTTTTTCCGTTGCACTAGCATGTGATTACATCATTAGTGAAGAGGATAGTAAGCTAGCGATGAATTTTATCGGCATTGGCTTAATTCCGGATGGCGGTGGTCATTTCTTCATGGAACAACGCTTAGGAGCAGCAAAAGCAAAGCAATTGATTTGGAGTGGAAAGGTAATCGGTGGACAAGAAGCACTAATGAAAGGGCTTGTTGACGAAGTTGTAGCGTCAGGTAAATTAGACCAAGCCATTGAGAAGTATAAAATGATTTGCTTAAACAGTCCACTCCAAGCGATGATAAAAACAAAACAAATTCTTACAGAGAATCACCAATCTACTTTAGAAAAAATGCTAGAAATGGAAAAAGAAGGTCAATGGATAATGCGAACAACGAAGGACCATAAAGAAGGTGTCCAAGCGTTTATTCAAAAAAGAAAGCCTAATTTTATAGGCGAATAA